A window of Bradyrhizobium sp. AZCC 1610 contains these coding sequences:
- a CDS encoding competence/damage-inducible protein A — protein MSEIVTAGILVIGDEILSGRTKDKNIGFIAEYLTNIGIDLKEVRVVADDEADIVDALNALRNRYTYVFTTGGIGPTHDDITADSVAKAFGVGIDHHPEVVARFRERWSEQDLNEARLRMARVPDGAELIQSATILAPGFKLGNVIVMAGIPSIMQAMMDIVAPKLKSGVRMLSDSVRANAREGDIGGPLREIAIAHPDTIIGSYPFMDDDKKPNTNLVVRSRDPEKLTAAMTAVKEMLAGLNTVR, from the coding sequence ATGAGCGAGATCGTCACGGCGGGTATTCTGGTCATTGGCGACGAGATCCTGTCCGGCCGGACCAAGGACAAGAACATCGGCTTCATCGCCGAGTACCTGACCAATATTGGAATCGACCTCAAGGAGGTCCGCGTCGTCGCCGACGACGAGGCCGACATTGTCGATGCTCTTAATGCACTGCGGAATCGCTATACCTACGTCTTTACCACCGGCGGCATCGGGCCGACCCATGACGACATTACCGCCGACAGCGTCGCCAAGGCATTTGGTGTCGGCATCGACCATCACCCCGAGGTGGTGGCGCGCTTCCGCGAGCGCTGGAGCGAGCAGGATCTGAACGAGGCGCGGCTGCGCATGGCACGCGTCCCCGACGGCGCCGAACTGATCCAGAGCGCGACCATCCTGGCGCCCGGCTTCAAGCTCGGCAATGTCATCGTGATGGCCGGCATCCCCTCGATCATGCAGGCGATGATGGACATCGTCGCGCCCAAGCTGAAGTCGGGCGTGCGGATGCTGTCGGACTCGGTCCGCGCCAATGCGCGGGAAGGGGACATCGGCGGGCCGCTGCGCGAGATCGCTATCGCCCATCCCGACACCATCATCGGCAGCTATCCGTTCATGGACGATGACAAGAAGCCGAACACCAACCTCGTCGTCCGCTCGCGCGATCCGGAAAAGCTCACCGCCGCGATGACTGCGGTGAAGGAGATGCTGGCGGGGCTCAACACAGTACGGTAG